A single Asterias rubens chromosome 13, eAstRub1.3, whole genome shotgun sequence DNA region contains:
- the LOC117298520 gene encoding alpha-(1,3)-fucosyltransferase 5-like gives MIGHLLRLRLLTFSLVFFIATSLTYLLLSTTEYLFESRGTLRKRYSLEQSANSHNQTFQDSASNLVYLEKKLTSESGLGVNPIIPPKSKLDTPKCNTTVSILIPGLYAFKAWREYLPFWQEFMRSAAMVPDSKGVRTLHLQCPRQQCDVNIRVTMNETFLQSSDAIILNMFPNILKNRLLDLLSHLRNVLHSKLHWFFYAMESPQMMTYWDSNIGKILYHHSILYHSSADIRLPYGEYIPGEPTQVGAQDWTVNKTSVIAWMASNCKNTFWPRNEFVKELQKHIPIDIYGGCGKLTCLPALSEKCTKLMASYKFYLSLENTECDEYITEKVWNNGLRQGVVPVVYGGRKEAYERLLPPKSFIHISDFDSTANLASYLKLLDKNKSMYNLYHAWRQHGRVKTVYPPLDSSIFCEVVPFVLKPPPAFKVVKDSEYFRVCKNLKGTFAEEGSFKTFSTWK, from the exons ATGATTGGTCACCTGCTCCGATTAAGACTACTTACCTTTTCACTCGTCTTTTTCATCGCAACATCCCTCACCTACCTCTTGCTGTCGACAACAGAGTACTTATTTGAAAGCAGAGGTACACTAAGAAAGCGGTATTCCCTAGAGCAGAGCGCTAACTCACACAATCAAACATTTCAAGATTCGGCAAGTAACCTTGTCTACTTGGAGAAGAAATTAACCAGCGAGTCTGGCTTAGGAGTCAACCCAATTATCCCACCCAAATCAAAGTTGGATACCCCAAAATGCAACACCACAGTCTCTATCCTGATACCGGGCCTTTACGCCTTCAAGGCGTGGAGGGAGTATCTGCCATTCTGGCAGGAGTTTATGCGTAGCGCTGCGATGGTACCGGATTCTAAAGGAGTGCGGACGCTGCATCTTCAGTGTCCACGGCAACAGTGTGATGTCAACATCCGTGTCACCATGAATGAGACATTCCTACAGAGCAGCGATGCCATCATTCTCAATATGTTTCCCAACATTCTGAAAAATCGGCTCTTGGATCTTCTCTCCCATTTAAG GAATGTTTTGCATTCTAAACTGCACTGGTTTTTCTACGCCATGGAAAGTCCTCAGATGATGACCTATTGGGATTCCAACATCGGCAAGATATTGTACCACCATTCTATCCTATACCACTCCTCTGCAGACATCCGCCTTCCCTATGGTGAATACATACCCGGGGAGCCTACACAAGTCGGGGCACAAGACTGGACTGTTAACAAAACATCCGTCATCGCATGGATGGCGAGTAACTGTAAGAACACTTTCTGGCCACGGAACGAGTTTGTTAAGGAGCTTCAGAAACACATCCCAATCGACATCTATGGTGGTTGTGGAAAGCTAACATGCCTCCCAGCTCTATCTGAGAAATGTACAAAGCTCATGGCAAGTTATAAGTTCTATCTTTCCCTTGAGAACACTGAATGTGACGAGTATATAACGGAGAAGGTGTGGAATAATGGCCTCCGTCAAGGTGTGGTTCCGGTTGTTTATGGCGGCCGGAAGGAAGCTTACGAACGCTTGTTACCTCCCAAGTCGTTCATCCACATCAGCGATTTTGACTCCACTGCAAATCTAGCATCTTACCTCAAACTTctagacaaaaacaaaagcatgTATAATTTATACCATGCATGGAGGCAGCATGGAAGGGTAAAAACTGTATACCCGCCGTTGGattcaagtattttttgtgAGGTTGTGCCTTTTGTATTGAAGCCTCCACCAGCGTTTAAAGTGGTGAAAGATAGCGAGTATTTCAGAGTTTGCAAGAACCTGAAGGGGACGTTTGCGGAGGAAggttcctttaaaacattttcaacatGGAAATAG